In Geopsychrobacter electrodiphilus DSM 16401, a single window of DNA contains:
- a CDS encoding phosphate-starvation-inducible PsiE family protein: protein MTKDSLKDFSGICFETLCRSLLSLLLLVLLVGMAFGILRAGLDLIHNADLFAPAGLHMAIKELIINVLMVLAVLELFRTVKAYFTEGRIKVTYIIDTALVVVITEVMGFWYREIEVARVGLAIALMVALMGIRVMAIRFSPIKRDLLDGL from the coding sequence AATCTGTTTTGAAACCCTCTGCCGTTCCTTGCTCAGCCTGCTCCTTCTGGTACTGTTGGTCGGGATGGCATTCGGCATCCTGCGCGCCGGCCTGGATCTGATCCACAATGCCGACCTCTTTGCCCCTGCCGGGCTACACATGGCGATCAAGGAATTAATCATCAATGTCCTGATGGTGCTCGCGGTGCTTGAACTGTTTCGTACGGTCAAGGCGTACTTTACCGAGGGACGGATCAAGGTGACATACATTATCGATACCGCTCTGGTGGTCGTCATCACCGAGGTGATGGGATTCTGGTACCGCGAGATAGAGGTTGCCCGCGTAGGTCTGGCGATTGCGCTGATGGTGGCGTTGATGGGGATTCGGGTGATGGCTATCCGATTTTCGCCGATAAAGCGCGATCTGCTGGATGGTCTCTAG